A segment of the Leptolyngbya sp. NIES-3755 genome:
CTTGATGACCTCGACGAGGTTCTCGCGGGTAACTACGGACTCCTACCCGAAACGTTCCGATTGGTCTGGTGCAATGTAAATGTTGCCCGCACTACACTGAGCTATGGCGAAACCGTTCGTCAACTCACGCAACGGCTGCGAGATTGTCACCCTACTGTCCTGATTAAGACAGCTTGGGCACTGCGCTCAGCACTGCGAGAACAGGGACCGACTGTGTATGACTGGATTGTGGAGATGATTAGCAAACATCCGAACGTGGAACTGATTTTGGTCGAGTCAGATCTACAGAGTGACGCTTAATGGCAGACGCTATTATTCGTGTTTGCGAGGCGCGATCGCCCTTAGCAACCGCAAAGCTCCCGCATCAATCCCGCTTGCCGATAGAGCACAACTCTCTTGCGAGTCTTACTCTGCTGGTTCCTCCTCAGTCGATTTAATAATGAAGCGATCGGAGAACTAAGGAGCGTCTGTACCCTGCGATAGATGACCCATCTATACTAATCATTCGAGAGTAGTATAACGTTCGCTATACGGGAGCCACTCTCATGCAGTCTTCTCGTTCCCTTCCTAAATCAACCCTTGCACTCAAGCAAGCTGAGGTGATTCCGTTTATCCGAGAATTACGGCAGTTAACCGGATTGACTCAAGAGCAGCTTGCGGACGCTTTAGGGTTGTCTTTCGCTACGGTCAATCGTTGGGAAAACGGGCATATGCAGCCTTCAAAACTGGCACTCAGACAAATCCGATCGCTGCTACAAGAATTGACCGCTTCTGCTGAGGTCGAGACGCAAAAGCGCAGCCAAGCATTGCTCGATCGCTATTTTTCGGTTGAAGTTTGAAGTGGATCAACTGTTTCTTTATCCGATCTGACGCAGCTAAAGAAATATCCCTCTATATTGATTGTCTATATTGAATGAGTAAGTTGCTGCAATGTCTGATCCCAAGCAAGAAATTCGGAGTTACATTGTTGCGATCGCGCTCGTTGGGATTGCGACAATGCTGATGATAGGACTTGATCCCTACATTAAAATTAGCAACACCTCATTTTTGCTCTTCTTTGGGGCAGTGACATTAAGTGCTTGGTATGGCGGACGATGGACGGGACTGGTAGTAACCGTCGTGTCAGCAATCCTGGCAAAGTACTTTTTCATCGATCCAAAGTTCAGCTTGTCTCTCACCTTTGCCAGTGGGTCAAGGCTCGTAATCTTTATCTTTCAGGGCTGGTTGATCAGTGTCCTAGTTGGGTCGTTACGCAGGACGCAACAGCGAATGCAGCGATCGCAGCGCCAACGAGAACAAGCCGAAGCCGATTTGCGCGACAGTGAGAACCGTTTTCAGCAGTTAGCTGCCGCCTCACCGAGCGTGATTTACACCGTGATCGAAGATTCTAACGGACCGACTCAGTTTGAGTATCTTAGTCCTGCTTTTGAGACAATTCATGAAATCTCGATCGGGGTTGCCCTGCAAAATGCTCAGGTGGTGATCGAGCAGATGCACCCCGACGATCGCGAAGGGTATCGCCAAGCGGTAGAACGCAGTATTGCCACCCTTCAACCGTTTCAGCACGAATGGAGAATTCTCACGCCTTCAGGTCGGGTGAAGTGGTTACAAGCCAATTCTCAGCCGCAACGTCGGGGTAATCAAGTCGTTTGGCATGGGATTGTCCAAGACGTAACCGATGCGAAACAGCGGGAAGCGGAACGTCAACAAGTAGAAGACAAACTCCGGGAGCGGGAAGCGGCATTAACAGAAGCCCAGAGACTCGGTAATATTGGTAGTTGGGAGTGGGACGCAAAGACCGATGTGACGACTGGCTCAGATCAACTGCTCCGCATTTACGGCTTTGATCCAGAAACCGACACCATGCCCAACTTTGCTGATCAAGATGGCTGGCTGTATCCGCACGAAAGCTGGCAGCGCATCAATGCAGGAGTACAACAGGCATTAACAACGGGACAGGGCTATGAACTCGATGTGCAAGCGTTTCGGAATGGGACTCCGATTTGGATTACCACTCGCAGCGAAGGGGTGTACGACTTAAACGGCGAGATGATTGGCTTACGGGGTACGGTTCAAGACATCACTGAGCGTAAACAAGCGGAAGCCAGTCTACGGAACAGTGAAGCGCGTTATCGACTTTTGGCTGAAGCCATTCCTCAACTCGTTTGGATTACAAACGCGGAAGGACAAAATGAATACGTTAACCAACAGTTTTGCGATTACGCGGGATTAACCCATGAAGAAATGTGTGGCTTAGGCTGGCTGTCGATTCTGCATC
Coding sequences within it:
- a CDS encoding transcriptional regulator, XRE family (similar to AA sequence:cyanobase_aa:Cyan7425_3774), which gives rise to MQSSRSLPKSTLALKQAEVIPFIRELRQLTGLTQEQLADALGLSFATVNRWENGHMQPSKLALRQIRSLLQELTASAEVETQKRSQALLDRYFSVEV